DNA from Salvelinus alpinus chromosome 17, SLU_Salpinus.1, whole genome shotgun sequence:
AACGCTTTTGATAACAGATATAGTAACTAAGACCTCTAGTTGACAAGCACTGGAGAGAAAGTCACTTTTGTTTTTAAAAGAGCTACTGTATCTGGAATATTCTAGCTGAAATATCATGAAAATGAACACCTGATGAACTGTGGTTAGCTTAAAAGGTGTCCATTCATCTGATAATACTACTTGAACAACCACTTCTTTATCAGCTACTGCTTTAACTGAATGACTATGCGTTTGACATCATTGGCTCATAGAACTGACTTCCCTTTTTCTTGTAATATGATTGAAATCTCAGCTAtgaatttcaatgttgcaaatttctTTGGAACTGACACATCCTTCCCATGTGATGTTGACTCTCTTGATTACCAgatttttacacatatttaacactGTTTATAATAACAATGTAGACATTGTCAAACAACTGGCGAAAGAAACAACAGTCTTGTCCCCATCAGTTTTCTCTGCAGGTTCAGGGCAACTTGTCAGTGGCATGCTTAGACATGATTTGCTACCCAGACAGGTAAATAGATTTGGGATCAATTATCCAGGGTCAAAATAAGCCCACTGACAGGTGGGAAGAGAAGCAGCAATATACATAGGCCGTGATTCAATCCAATCGCAGATTTGGACAATGCACCATTTAAGGTAATTTCGGATTGAGccaacatatgcagcgtttaccgtgaatgtggCCTCTGTGAACACGGGAATATTGCTTATAAAACGTGCATTGCGGAGAGATTGCGATCAGATTGAACCCCGGCCTTAATCTATTTTTTCCATTTGGACAGAAAGCTCTGTGAATATAATCTCTGGAAAGTGCGAACACCACTAACTGGCAATTATGTAAGGGTCCGTCTGGCATCATCAGAAGCCACCAATTTCTGACTGACTATTATCCGGTTCAGTCAACATTTCATTTTACAATACTGTCATTATAAAATATGTACATTATTgacttctttcttttcttttatTAGAAAAATGAATGAGCAACTTTGCTTCCTTTTTAAATGTCAATATGGTATGACATTCTTTGAATCCACTGTTAccaatgttagttttgttcattGTACACATTtccctttttcttttttttgttatgTTTTTTATATCCTGCTCAATGCAATGATTCTCACTGCAAGCTATTTGATCAATGCCATTTTTGTAGACAATTGAGGACTTTTGCCTGTATTTCTCCAGCAGCTTGTTTGAACTGCAGCTTACCCTTATGTTGTGCAATTAGAAGAAATGGGAACAACTTCCTTCACTGGAAAATGAAACTTGCCACCTCAAAAGGTCATAGGTCATGACTAAACCTTGTGACCTGACTGACCGAGTATAGTCCTTTTGGTCAACACATAGCTATCGGTTAAACTGTCTGTATCAGATAATTAATAACACTGTTGTGTAGGcaagtggttcccaactccggtcctccagtacctccaacagcaGACATTTTTATTGTAGTcccggacaagcacacctgatttagcttgtcaactaatcatcaggccctcaatgagttgaatcagtactgtatgtttgtctggggctacaacacAAATGTGTGCTGTTGTTGGTATTTCAGGACCAGAGTTGGGAACCAGTGGTGTAGGCTACCCTGCTGAACTGAACGCTCCTCTACCAGCTCCCTTCCACTGTCCTGAAAAGTCAAACATGGGTTAACTGCAGTGTCAGTGCACAGAACATGAGTATAAAAATGAAGCATTGAgatattatttatttaaatgtgggTTGTCATTTAATTATAACCTCTGTCTATGATATTAATATATGTTACAAAAAACAATAATGACATAAAAGGTTTATGCAAAAATGTGTTTGTTGTTATTTTATCTGAAGATTAGTAGAAAACTGTTGTAAAGTATTTATAGACCTCCATGCAAGTGTCAGGTCTGTGTGAGTCATTGTTACATATAGCAAGTTATACCATAGGCTGAATTTACAAACCTGCAGTTCACAATTCCATCTTTATGTAATGCAAGCCACATTTAATAATTTTGGGGAAGGAACAACGTGACTAAAACAGCTTCAAGGGGGATGTGGCCTCACAGACAACGTGGTCATATTACACATGCTACAAATATCCCTGGGCTGACATTACAGCCAGAACATCATAAAGCATACGTTCTAACGGCCCGACCAGGAACACCCGGCATTATCTAAAGTAATGGATCAAGGTAAAATAACAACGTTTCTTTAGTGTGTATCTATGTTGTATAGATAAATCCAAATATACTGTGGTTCTTCAAAGTCTTTGTCTGTGTTTTACTCATGGAAGCCCTCCAAGTTTGACAGGTTGGTGTACAGGTTGTTAAACAATTGAAATTACATATTTTGGCTAAGAAATACCATCAGCAGAAAATAAACTTGACATTTGGGAACCTGTTGCTGATTAACATAGATTAATAAGTAATATAAGAGTTTGAAAGGGATACAAATCACTGCTTGTTAGTAATCCACATTTTTACCTGTTAAACTATACATTATTACTTAGGAAAATGGTCTTGATGATATTGAAATGTGTTTTTAATTGACTTATTTCACAGCCTTGGATATAGAGCGATGTGATTTGGAGAGTAGGATCAACAATACTACTCACCACACTGACCAGAATGGGCTTGACCGGCTGATAGTTAGAAGGGGCCTGCCCTTCACCATCACTTTGCACCTCAGATCTGGGAGTCAGTTCCAAGCAGGCGTCAGCACCTTCAGGCTCATAGTAGAGATAGGTACAGTACTGTGGACACGATACAAAGACCTCATTAGGATTGGAACATTCAGTATTTTGTCAGAAAAGCTGTATGTATATGAATTTACAtttacagtggggtctgaaatgattgacacccttgataaagatgagcaaaaatgataTAATAAATCCTTCTAATATTTCAAGTTGGCCATTttatttataggattcatattaAAATTAGCAATGGCCATCTCAATCTCCGGACTTGAAACCTATTGAacacctgtggtttgaattgaagaaggcagtccataagagcagacgaaggatatcaaggatctggaaagattctgtaatAAAGTCCTAAAAGATTCAGTTGATAAAGTCCTCAAAccttcccaatgtgttctccaactcataaaacaaTTTAGAAACaggctcagtgccattatccCCGCAAGGTAAGGTATTGAAAGGGATTGAAAActagggtgtcaatcatttttacacctacctttttgagaaaaaaagtatttattgttaaacaaaatctctttctctagcAATTCTCTCAGCAGTCTTAGTATAAAATCATATAATTTCCTAATTTATTTTAGCATACAatacagctcagtatttgtatgatTTATTATataatttttgctcatctttatcaagggtgtcaataatttcggacCCCACTGTAAATGTAAATTCATATACATTAATGTAAATTCACATACATACAGTTTTGCTGACAAAATACAGAATTTTCAAGCAAGGATTCTCCAACTATGTGTcaaaatcctctttcttgtgctttttgaggtggaatgacacaagtgtcaataatttcagaccctACTGAATGTCTACGGCATCATCTCTTCGATTTCTCTTTTCCTCAGTGTCTACAGGTGACTTGTCCTAAAGGCTTAATTCTAATTTATGTCTTTCAACAGGGCCGTTACCTAAAGAGCAATCAGGCACCAAGTCTACCTTCAGCCTGACTGACTCTGCATCAAAGACAGCCTGGAGTGCGTCCACTACTAGTCCCCCTGGGAatgtagtctctctgtctgtgtcctccCCTCCTGATGTCCCCATTGGACTGTACTCCTTGACCTTGGACCAGGGCCAGAAGGTCAAACTGGGGGAGTTTGTACTGCTGTTCAATCCCTGGTGTGCCAGTAAGTCAGAGTGTTTCTTTGCACTATCATTAGACCAGGGAGCTCTGTAACAGATCTCGTCTGTAATCTGCTTGTCTATTTTTCTTGGCTACAGAGGATGCAGTAtacatggaggaagagagagataggcagGAGTATGTGTTATCCCAGGCTGGTCTCATCTACAAAGGCACAACAAAACGAATCAAAGCTTCCCCATGGACATTTGGCCAGGTATGTTGTGGTGCTTCCACAGAATAATACATTATATAATGTACATGTAGCATACATAATTGGAATCTGAATTAGTTGAACTATGTACAGTATGACAAGCCAGGATGAATGTATATTTATCCCTGTCTTCCGGTTCTCCCTCTGTAGTTTGAACCTGGGATGCTGGACATCTGTCTGAAACTCCTGGATGAGAATCCTAAATACTCGTCTGATGCCGATGCAGACTGTTCTGGAAGGAGAAACCCAGTTTATGTGACTAGGGTGATCAGTGCCATGGTAAGTGTGAGCACTGAAGTACCAGGATGTGGCTGTGCTCAGACTAAACATCAGGCACTATTGACTGCAATACATCAATATAAGAAAGTAATGATTTTATCCTTGTGTATCAGATCAACAGTAATGATGACAAAGGTGTGCTAGTGGGGAACTGGTCAGGTGACTATGATGATGGTGTGAGACCCTCTCACTGGACAGACAGTGTTGCCATACTACATCAGTGGGCTGATAACTGCTGCCAGAGGGTTCGCTATGGCCAGTGTTGGGTGTTTGCTGCAGTAGCATGCACAGgtaaaagcaaaataactttGTTCAGTTCCAATgcatctacattgtagaataatagtgaagacatcaagactatgaaataacacatatggaattatgtagtaaccaaaaaagtgttaaacaaatcaaaatatatttttgattcttcaaagtagctaccctttaccttgatgacagctttgcacactcttggcattctctcaaccagcttcacttggaatgcttttccaaaagtcttgaaggagttcccacatatgctgagcacttgatggctgcttttccttcactctgcggtccaactcatcccaaaccatctcaattgggttgaggttcggtgattgtggaggccaggtcatctgatgcagcactccactctccttcttggtgaaatagccctaacacagcctggaagtgtgttgggtcatgatagtcccactaagtgcaaaccagacgAGATGGTGTAtctgaatgctgtggtagccatggaggttaagtatgccttgaattctaaataaatccctgacagtgtcacctcctcctccatgcttcacggtgggaaccacacttgcCGAGATCATCCAATcacatactctgcgtctcacaaagacacgacagttggaaacaaaaatctaaaatttggaccggtctaatgtccattgctcatgtttctaggccctaacaagtctcttcttattggtgtcctttagtagtggtttctttgcagcaattcgaccatgaaggcctgattcacgcagtctcctctgaacagttgatgttgagatgtgtctgttacttgaactctgcagcagaggtaactctaggtcttcctttcctgtggcggtcctcatgaaagccagtttcatcacaacgcttgatgttttttgcgactgcacttgaagaaacgttcttGAAATgatccgtattgactgaccttcatgtcttaaagtaattatctttgcttgtttgagctgttcttgccataatatggacttggtcttttaccaaatagggctatattctgtataccaccactaccctgtcacaacacaaccgattggctcaaatgcattaagaaggaaagaaattccacaaattaacttttaacaaggcacacttgttaattgaaatgcattccaggtgactacctcatgaagctggttgagagaattccaagagtgtgcaaagctgtcatcaaggcaaagggtggctactttgaagaatctaaattctaaaatacattttgatttgtttaacacttttttggttactacatgattccatatgtgttatttcatagatttgatgtcttccttattattctacaatgtagaaaataatttaaaaaaagaaaaaccctgcaatgagtaggtgtgtccaaacttttgattggtactgtacatAAAATAGTGAATGTATATATTTGTCTTGAAGCTGCAAGTACTAGAACACATATTTTGTCTGGTTATGAGGCAAACCCTTTAACAAGATGATTTATAGTGCATGGCTTCAATGGAAACTGTCAGGACTGTAATCTGCAGCTACTTGTAATATCTTCAGTGCTTTTCTTTAAGTGCCAAGTGATAGGAAGGTGCTGATGTGTGACTTCTTCTGTCCATAAGTTTCTCGTGCTCTGGGTATCCCGTGTCGAGTGGTTACTAACTTTGGATCCGCTCATGACACGAACAGCAACCTACTGATTGAGTTCCTGTATGATGAGGATGGAAATGATATATCTGATGATTCAGTATGGTGAGAATAATACTCTAAGCGCTACTGAAACAAAAATGCTCTATATGATTGTGAAACAATGTTACAATGTACCTGTATTATACACTTTGTCTCAGGAACTTCCACGTGTGGGTAGATAATTGGATGGCTCGTCCTGATCTTGATGCAGGCTATGATGGCTGGCAAGCAAGTGACCCCACACCACAAGAAAAGAGTGAAGGTGATCCTGCAAATGTTAATGCACAAAAGTTATATTTCAAGTCAGACACCACCGTGTGTATGAAAATGCTTCATAGATGAAGTTGGCACTATTATCATGGCCAACGCAAGTAATGAATTAACTCACACTCTAGACACAGGCCTCTTATGTGTCTTAGAATGCAATACTATCTGTGTGATATGCCTGTTACTAGGTATTAATCCACTCAGCTGGGAGTATCTAGGTCACTTGTCACACTATCTACATCAACTCATTCAATGCAAGGTGCAACCAGTTAAGATGCATGGTAGTCTGATGTAGGCCTATCTTCAGAGATGTCCAGAGACAATTGTTGAAAGGGAAACGTTTTATGATGTGTTACTTTACAATTTTCAATGCGTGGTAACATGATCACATTTTAAGTTTGAATTCAGTTGACAGCTTGTCAAGGAGGCAGTGCAGTACAACAACCCACTCCATGTCCTTGGTTATTCTATCTGACAGGAGTGTTCTGCTGTGGCCCTGTCCCTCTGAAAGCCATTAAAGAGGGGGAACTTAACCTGAAGTACGACGCCCCGTTTGTGTTTGCTGAGGTCAACGCTGACGTGGTCGAGTATGTGAAGCTGACCAATGGCAGGATGGTAAAGATGGGGGGATCGTCCATTGATGTGGGGCACTTTATTAGCACCAAGGCTGTGGGCAGTGACGAGAGGCACGACATCACACACCTATACAAGCACCCTGAAGGTAGGCCACATGTCTACAGGACACATAAAATCAGACTAGTCATTGTAAATCTGTGCTAGAGATGCATTATAACTTCTGGTGGCTTTCAGGTTCTTTGCAGGAGAGAGAGGTCTATGAGAGAGCCAAGCATCACAATGAGCTCCAGCAGAAAGGAGAGGAACCAGGCCTGAAGGTGAAGATCAAGGTGTCCCCTGACATGGACATTGGGGCGGATTTTGATGTGTTTGCAGTCGTCACAAACAACACAAAGGCTGACAAGACGTGTCGTGTTATGTTTTATGCCCGAATTGTGTCCTATGATGGCAAACCAGGTGCCAATTGTGGATTTATTGAAGACTTAACCATGGAGGTTCCCACTGGAAAAGGTCAGGTTTAATTCGTTTTACTTCGTGCCATCTACAGTATTAGCCAGAAACATGGAATGTATGTTTTTCCTGACCCTGCTGTCTTCTGATCTGTAGAGAAGCGCCTTCCCCTAAGACTGGAGTATGTTGACTATGGTGACACCATAACGTCAGATAGGCTGATTCAATTGGTTCTCATTGTCATCGAATCAAGTCCCAGGGAATTCCACAAGGCAAAGAGGACCATTGTGCTGGAGAACCCAGATATAGCCATTAAGGTATTGGTTATTTTCTTTACCAATTCTTTGTAGAAATTGGGATGTTAAATCAAATAATTCAAAATGTTTCCTTTCCTCAGATAAAGTTGATGACTTTTAGTGTAatatttacactaccgttcaaaagtttggggtcagcaAAAAAATGTGTCTATATAAACTGTGTTCTTttacccatcttaatcttttctttttattggccagtctgagatatggctttttcttcgcAACtcagcctagaaggccagcatcccggagtcgcctcttcactgttgatgttgagactggtgttttgagggtactatttaatgaaactgccagttgagtacttgtgaggcgtctgcttctcaaactagacactctaatgtaattgtcctcttgctcagttgtgcaccggggactcccactcctctttatattctagttagagccagtgtgtgctgttctgtgaagggagtagtacacagcattgtacgagatcttcagtttcttggcaatttctcgcatggaatagccttcatttctcagaacaagaatagacatgAGTTTctgaagaaagttctttgttcctAGGCATTTTGAGccagtaatcaaacccacaaattctgatgcttcagatgctcaactagtctaatggccagttttattgcttctttaatcagaacaacagttttcagctgtgctaacataattgcaaaagggttctctaatgaccaattagccttttaaaatgataaacttggattagctaacccaacgtgccattggaacacaggagtgatggttgctgataatgggcctctgcgcctatgtagatattccattaaaaatcagccgtttccagctacaatagtcatttacaacattaacaatgtctgcactgtatttctgatcaatttgatgttattttaatggacaaaaaaattgcttttctttcaaaaacaaggacatttctaagtgaccccaaacttttgaacggtagtgtaggtatTCAGAGAGGGTATAATCAGCATGTCTAACATGTTCTCCTGCAGCTCTTGGGAGAACCCAGAGTAAACCAGAAGCTGTCTGCACAAATCTCACTACAGAACCCTCTACCAGAACCCCTGCAGAACTGCTTCTTCAGTGTGATGGGAGCTGGCCTCACAGATGGAAAAATCCTCATACAGAAGTATACAAACAGTGCTGACACACTGGATCTGCTCAATATTAGCTTGATAGCTTTTTTAGCCACTAGTCAGCAAACAATCTCCAAATAtggtagtacagtacagttgtAGTACACTTGATTGTAAACTCGCTTCAAGGCCACATATCCTTCTCACATTGAAAAATAATAGAGCTCCTCTCATATAGCCTACCAGTGAACTCTGCTCTCTGCTTACGTCACTGTATCCATTCCCTCTCATGACCTTCCTGTTCTCTCTATTCTCCCTGCAGTGTTGGAACTGTGGGTCCAAAACAAGAGGCCAAGTACACAGTGGAATTCACACCTACTAGCATCAGGTCCAGGACCCTAATGGTAGACTTCGACAGTGACAAGCTGAGCAACATCAAGGGATACTTGAACATTGAGATAAAGGAATGAATAATATAACGGCCAACGACACTAatggcattatttttttttttatagatttgcCACATTTCAATTGCACTTCCTTGCAGTATTTGATGACATCTGTACATTTGCTGCTGTAGCACTTAGATGAGCATTTCTAATTATTCCAGAAATACAAATATTCTATTTGTTTCACAGAAATGTGAATAACCTTTTTACATAATTTGTAAATGCTGTGAAAGTCCATTGTTTTACATCAGATAGCACAACAAATCTGTCTGCACTGAATCAGAGACAAGTGTTGTGTAGAAGTAAAGCCACCTGTCAGAAGACGTTGGTAAAAATATCAACAGACTCAGTGTATTAATGTCACATTAGTCAGAGTATAAACCAGTCTGGACAGCTTTTCTTTTCCAATTGTTCAATTTTATTTGTATCCATGGATTTGTTTTATTACTGAAAAACTACTGCTTTAGTACATCATCTGCAAAACATCATTTCTTGGGGCAGATGT
Protein-coding regions in this window:
- the tgm2a gene encoding protein-glutamine gamma-glutamyltransferase 2a; the protein is MDQALDIERCDLESRINNTTHHTDQNGLDRLIVRRGLPFTITLHLRSGSQFQAGVSTFRLIVEIGPLPKEQSGTKSTFSLTDSASKTAWSASTTSPPGNVVSLSVSSPPDVPIGLYSLTLDQGQKVKLGEFVLLFNPWCAKDAVYMEEERDRQEYVLSQAGLIYKGTTKRIKASPWTFGQFEPGMLDICLKLLDENPKYSSDADADCSGRRNPVYVTRVISAMINSNDDKGVLVGNWSGDYDDGVRPSHWTDSVAILHQWADNCCQRVRYGQCWVFAAVACTVSRALGIPCRVVTNFGSAHDTNSNLLIEFLYDEDGNDISDDSVWNFHVWVDNWMARPDLDAGYDGWQASDPTPQEKSEGVFCCGPVPLKAIKEGELNLKYDAPFVFAEVNADVVEYVKLTNGRMVKMGGSSIDVGHFISTKAVGSDERHDITHLYKHPEGSLQEREVYERAKHHNELQQKGEEPGLKVKIKVSPDMDIGADFDVFAVVTNNTKADKTCRVMFYARIVSYDGKPGANCGFIEDLTMEVPTGKEKRLPLRLEYVDYGDTITSDRLIQLVLIVIESSPREFHKAKRTIVLENPDIAIKLLGEPRVNQKLSAQISLQNPLPEPLQNCFFSVMGAGLTDGKILIQNVGTVGPKQEAKYTVEFTPTSIRSRTLMVDFDSDKLSNIKGYLNIEIKE